The DNA region AGCAGCTGTTCCTGAAGGAGCTGGCGCGTCTGAGCATCGACCGAGCCGAACGGCTCGTCCATGAGCAGGATCGCGGGGTTGACCGCGAGCGCCCGCGCGAGCCCGGCGCGCTGCTGCATCCCGCCGGAAAGCTCGTGCGGGTAATGGTTCGCGAAGTCCTCGAGGCCGACGCGCCTCAGATAGTCCCGGGCGATATCGACCCGCTCCGCCTTCGGCACCCGCCGCAGCTCCAGGCTGAACTCGACGTTGGCCAGCACCGTGCGCCAGGGCAGCAGGGCGAACGTCTGGAACACCACCGCCCGTTCCGGCCCGGGTCCGGTGACGCGCCTGCCGTCCACCAGGATTTCGCCGCTGTCGTACGGCAGCAGGCCGTCGATCATCTTCAGCAGAGTCGTCTTGCCGCAGCCGCTCGGCCCGATGATGCTGACGAACTCGTTGTCGCGCACCGAGAGGGTGACGTCCGCGAGCGCCTTGACCGCGCCGCCGGCGCCGTCGTTGCCGGACTTGTGAAAGGTCTTGAATACGTGCCGGATTTCGACCATGTGCCTCACAGACGGCGGCCGTCGGACGGCCGCTCGTCCGCGCCGCCGTGAAGCTCAGCCGCGCCCGGTCAGCACGCGGCGGTCCTTCCCGGGCTCGTACGGCCGCGCGTCCCGGGCAAGATCGACGCGCGACAGAACTTCCGCGGGCGCCCCGGCTTCCTTGGGGAAGTCGTAGGGCGGCAACGGCTTGGTGGCGTCGAAGATCAGCTTGGTTTCCATCGGCCCCTTCTGCAGCCGATCGTGCCCGTAGGCCGTCGGGTTCAGGTGCGAGCCGATGATGTTCGGGATGATCACCAGATCGCGATCGGCCTGGAAGCGCATGGCGAGCGCCCACAGGACCTGAGTCTCGTTGAACACGTCGATGTCGTCGTCGACGACGAT from Candidatus Zixiibacteriota bacterium includes:
- a CDS encoding ABC transporter ATP-binding protein, coding for MVEIRHVFKTFHKSGNDGAGGAVKALADVTLSVRDNEFVSIIGPSGCGKTTLLKMIDGLLPYDSGEILVDGRRVTGPGPERAVVFQTFALLPWRTVLANVEFSLELRRVPKAERVDIARDYLRRVGLEDFANHYPHELSGGMQQRAGLARALAVNPAILLMDEPFGSVDAQTRQLLQEQLLDLWQRERKTVIFVTHSMDEAVCLSDRVVVMTPRPGRISELLEVPLPRPRAADEIRRDPRFVDLTSYIWSSLKKAMVNRA